The Cyclobacteriaceae bacterium genome includes a region encoding these proteins:
- a CDS encoding helix-turn-helix transcriptional regulator: MQIELFPSNRKDLSQLIETYYCVRSPEPIDASTVPNGRPDGSILLEGQLEWYFPDKGTFELLPPCTLYPATTNGGRARTDGPTVCLAIKFFPKLFTLNGLNTAMIKGPIGFQDIFSSQERVDKLLRDLKAQTSHDAHAVILDDYFIECLLTADTDAWLTEVFRLVEKDDTAPLKIESIADHLGINIKTLERKFKKATGLSPKEFISFTQLQKTLHEIIKEPAVHGKFTASLGAGYHDQSHFIKTCQRITGHTPKKLMSQLVSKKSDLLIHPKTKS, from the coding sequence ATGCAGATAGAATTGTTTCCTTCCAATCGCAAAGACCTCAGTCAATTGATTGAAACATATTATTGTGTCAGAAGCCCGGAGCCCATCGATGCAAGCACAGTTCCCAACGGCAGACCGGACGGATCGATTCTTCTCGAAGGTCAACTGGAATGGTATTTTCCTGACAAAGGCACCTTTGAACTTCTGCCTCCCTGCACACTTTACCCTGCCACTACTAACGGTGGTCGCGCCCGCACCGATGGGCCTACCGTTTGCCTGGCAATCAAATTCTTTCCCAAACTCTTTACACTGAACGGACTGAACACTGCAATGATCAAAGGCCCGATCGGCTTTCAGGATATATTCAGCTCTCAGGAAAGAGTGGATAAGTTGTTACGTGATTTGAAAGCCCAGACTTCCCATGATGCTCATGCAGTTATTCTGGATGACTACTTTATCGAATGTCTCCTGACAGCAGATACCGATGCCTGGCTGACAGAAGTATTCAGACTCGTTGAGAAAGATGATACAGCACCCTTGAAGATCGAGAGCATTGCAGATCATCTTGGGATCAACATCAAAACGCTGGAGCGGAAATTCAAGAAAGCTACCGGACTCAGTCCGAAGGAGTTTATTTCTTTTACTCAACTTCAGAAGACCTTGCATGAAATTATAAAAGAACCTGCAGTTCATGGAAAGTTCACAGCATCACTTGGAGCCGGCTATCACGATCAGTCTCACTTTATTAAAACCTGTCAAAGGATCACAGGCCACACGCCCAAGAAGCTTATGTCTCAGCTTGTTTCCAAAAAGAGTGATCTGCTGATCCATCCAAAAACAAAAAGCTGA
- the xth gene encoding exodeoxyribonuclease III, which yields MLLHFVSWNVNGIRAIMKKEFLNSVKAMKPDILCLQETKASEEDTLEALEALKGYHVFVNSSKARKGYSGTAILTKEEPVNVTYDMGMGEFDEEGRVITAEFTNYFLVTVYTTNSGDGLARLDYRERWDAEFMTYMTWLRKRKPVIACGDFNVAHAAIDLARPKENYNKSAGYTQKEIDGFTRLLDSGVVDTYRHFYPKEIKYTYWSFVIDGRNKNIGWRIDHFLVDHRVMPAVKDAVIYDQYHGSDHCPVGLKIDL from the coding sequence ATGCTTCTTCACTTTGTCTCCTGGAACGTCAACGGCATTCGTGCTATCATGAAAAAAGAATTTCTGAATAGTGTGAAGGCCATGAAGCCGGATATCCTCTGCCTTCAGGAAACCAAAGCCAGTGAGGAGGATACCCTGGAGGCACTGGAAGCATTGAAGGGATATCATGTGTTTGTGAATTCATCCAAAGCGAGGAAAGGATACTCGGGAACCGCCATTCTCACCAAAGAAGAGCCCGTCAATGTTACTTACGATATGGGGATGGGTGAGTTTGATGAAGAGGGAAGGGTGATCACAGCTGAGTTCACTAATTATTTTCTGGTAACCGTTTATACCACCAACTCAGGGGATGGTCTTGCGCGACTGGATTATCGCGAGCGATGGGATGCTGAGTTCATGACCTATATGACCTGGCTGAGAAAGCGCAAGCCGGTGATTGCCTGTGGTGACTTCAATGTTGCGCATGCAGCCATTGATCTTGCCCGACCAAAAGAAAACTATAATAAATCTGCCGGCTACACGCAGAAAGAGATTGATGGATTTACCCGTCTTCTTGATTCAGGTGTCGTGGATACCTATCGTCATTTCTATCCCAAAGAGATCAAGTACACGTACTGGAGCTTTGTGATCGACGGCAGGAACAAGAACATCGGATGGCGTATCGATCACTTCCTTGTGGACCACCGTGTCATGCCTGCTGTGAAAGATGCAGTGATCTATGATCAGTATCATGGATCGGATCATTGCCCCGTAGGACTGAAGATCGATCTGTAA
- the nagB gene encoding glucosamine-6-phosphate deaminase produces MLSDHSVEKVPVKIFGTSEDASVFVAKEIATLIKQRQREKKNVVLGLATGSTPTRVYEELVKLHQGGLSFYNVITFNLDEYFPMQPDSLQSYVRFMREHLFDHVDIPKKNINIPDGTISKDKVAAFCKAYDKKIESLGGIDIQILGIGRTGHIGFNEPGSSERSATRMITLDQVTRMDAASDFFGEENVPKNALTMGVGTILKSRQIIMMAWGEGKAPIVQKAVEGPLTDQVPSTYLQKHSNVLVVLDEAASSHLTKVNTPWLLDSCDWNDELIRKAVVWLCQKVKLPILKLTNHDYAEHGMADLITEYGSAYNVNIKVFNHLQHTITGWPGGKPKADDTNRPERARPFPKKVIIFSPHPDDDVISMGGTFIRLVDQGHKVHVAYQTSGNIAVFDDDAVRFADFVRDFNEAFGLKKSDGEKFYKKTLDSIRKKKPGMVDTPEVMTIKGLIRRGEAKAGCRYTGIPDSQAHFLDMPFYETGTVKKKPLSEADIRIIVDLIEEIKPHQIYAAGDLSDPHGTHRVCLAAIFEALRRLKKKTWMKDCYVWLYRGAWQEWDIDQIEMAIPLSPDELMRKRRAVFKHQSQKDSAVFPGNDKREFWVRAEDRNHATAAAYNALGLAEYEAMEAFVRYRF; encoded by the coding sequence ATGTTATCTGATCATTCTGTTGAAAAAGTTCCTGTAAAGATCTTCGGCACATCGGAAGATGCCTCTGTCTTTGTTGCGAAAGAAATTGCCACACTCATCAAACAGCGTCAGCGGGAGAAGAAGAATGTAGTGCTGGGACTTGCCACAGGTTCGACACCCACACGCGTGTATGAAGAGCTGGTGAAGCTTCATCAGGGTGGTCTCAGCTTTTATAATGTGATCACGTTCAACCTTGATGAATATTTTCCCATGCAGCCTGACTCATTGCAGAGCTATGTCAGATTCATGCGGGAACATTTGTTCGATCATGTTGATATCCCCAAAAAGAATATCAATATCCCTGACGGTACAATCTCCAAGGACAAGGTCGCTGCTTTCTGTAAAGCCTACGATAAGAAAATTGAAAGTCTGGGAGGGATCGATATCCAGATTCTGGGCATCGGAAGAACGGGACACATCGGATTCAATGAACCTGGATCTTCCGAACGATCAGCAACGCGCATGATCACACTGGATCAGGTGACACGCATGGATGCTGCCAGCGATTTCTTTGGTGAAGAGAATGTTCCAAAGAATGCACTCACCATGGGTGTGGGTACGATCCTCAAATCCAGGCAGATCATCATGATGGCATGGGGAGAAGGTAAAGCTCCGATTGTTCAGAAAGCTGTTGAAGGTCCTCTTACAGATCAGGTGCCATCAACCTATCTGCAAAAGCACTCCAATGTATTAGTAGTGCTGGATGAAGCAGCATCATCTCATCTGACCAAAGTAAACACTCCCTGGCTTCTTGACAGTTGCGACTGGAATGACGAACTGATCCGCAAAGCAGTTGTATGGTTATGTCAGAAAGTAAAGCTTCCCATCCTGAAGCTGACGAATCACGATTATGCCGAACATGGTATGGCCGACCTTATCACAGAGTACGGCTCTGCTTATAATGTTAATATTAAAGTATTCAATCACCTTCAGCATACCATTACCGGTTGGCCCGGAGGCAAGCCCAAGGCCGATGACACCAATCGTCCTGAACGTGCCAGGCCTTTCCCCAAGAAGGTTATTATTTTCAGTCCGCACCCCGATGATGATGTGATCTCCATGGGGGGGACTTTCATACGACTGGTAGATCAGGGACATAAAGTGCATGTTGCCTATCAGACTTCCGGAAACATTGCAGTGTTTGATGATGACGCCGTTCGCTTTGCTGACTTTGTAAGAGATTTTAACGAAGCATTTGGATTAAAGAAGTCCGACGGTGAGAAATTCTATAAGAAGACACTGGATTCTATCAGGAAGAAAAAGCCGGGCATGGTAGATACACCCGAAGTCATGACTATCAAGGGACTTATCCGCAGGGGTGAGGCGAAAGCAGGATGCCGCTATACCGGTATTCCGGATTCACAGGCTCATTTTCTTGATATGCCATTCTATGAAACCGGCACGGTGAAGAAGAAACCATTGAGTGAAGCGGATATCAGGATCATTGTTGATCTCATTGAAGAGATCAAACCTCATCAGATCTATGCAGCGGGTGACCTGTCGGATCCGCACGGGACACATCGGGTGTGCCTGGCTGCCATCTTTGAAGCGCTGAGAAGGTTGAAGAAGAAAACCTGGATGAAGGATTGTTATGTATGGTTGTACAGGGGAGCGTGGCAGGAGTGGGATATCGATCAGATCGAAATGGCAATACCTTTGAGTCCGGATGAACTGATGCGCAAGCGTCGTGCAGTATTCAAACATCAGTCGCAAAAAGACAGCGCTGTGTTTCCCGGTAACGACAAGCGTGAGTTCTGGGTGCGGGCTGAAGATCGCAACCATGCTACCGCCGCCGCTTACAATGCTCTTGGTCTTGCCGAGTATGAAGCCATGGAAGCTTTTGTCCGTTATCGTTTTTAA
- a CDS encoding anhydro-N-acetylmuramic acid kinase: protein MNSSISRLSQSARKKSRLIIGLMSGTSMDGLDVALCQLTGHGTSTKLVLKKFETVSYSPEIKDRISEVFAKKQVNFVKLSNLNPWIGRLHGKMVLDCLKKWKISTNKIDAIASHGQTVMHAPAFLHPEDPINSTFQIGDGDHIARTTGIITISDFRQKHIAAGGEGAPLAVYGDYLLMADKKENRILLNIGGIANFTCLPAGKNAKNVFVTDTGPGNTLMDQTVRHYYPDRYYDRNAKYALEGKVNMTLLKELKSDSFFDLPLPKTIGPELFNLDYVRQAQERSNTQALSVFDLLATLTRFTAETVCECIQKAIGKQEFVVYVSGGGAHNPLLTGWIKKILNLRSLTSTDSLGIDGDAKEAILFAVLANETLAGKRIDFGARAKVPSVHLGKISFPD, encoded by the coding sequence ATGAATTCAAGCATCAGCAGACTCAGTCAGAGTGCCCGAAAGAAATCAAGGCTTATTATCGGCCTCATGTCAGGCACTTCCATGGATGGACTTGATGTTGCTCTTTGTCAGCTCACCGGTCATGGTACCAGCACGAAGCTTGTATTGAAGAAGTTTGAAACCGTCTCATATTCCCCTGAGATCAAGGACAGGATCAGTGAAGTCTTCGCAAAGAAGCAGGTCAACTTTGTGAAATTGTCCAATCTTAATCCATGGATCGGAAGGCTTCATGGTAAAATGGTTCTTGATTGTCTTAAGAAATGGAAGATCAGCACAAATAAAATTGATGCGATCGCTTCGCATGGTCAGACGGTCATGCATGCTCCGGCGTTTCTGCATCCGGAAGATCCTATCAATTCGACCTTTCAGATTGGAGATGGAGATCACATTGCCCGCACAACAGGGATCATCACCATCAGCGACTTTCGTCAGAAGCATATTGCTGCCGGCGGGGAAGGTGCGCCCCTGGCGGTTTATGGTGATTATCTTTTAATGGCAGACAAGAAAGAGAACCGCATACTTCTGAACATCGGAGGCATTGCAAACTTTACCTGCCTGCCTGCCGGAAAGAATGCAAAGAATGTTTTTGTAACAGACACCGGACCGGGCAACACGTTGATGGACCAGACCGTCCGTCACTACTATCCTGATCGCTACTATGACAGGAATGCAAAGTATGCTTTGGAAGGCAAGGTGAACATGACGCTCCTCAAAGAATTAAAGTCCGATTCGTTCTTCGATCTTCCTCTTCCTAAAACGATCGGTCCTGAGTTATTTAATCTTGACTATGTACGTCAGGCGCAGGAGCGGTCCAACACTCAGGCGCTGTCGGTATTTGATCTGCTGGCAACGCTGACACGATTCACGGCGGAGACCGTTTGCGAGTGCATACAGAAAGCAATTGGCAAACAGGAGTTTGTTGTGTACGTGAGCGGCGGCGGCGCCCACAATCCATTATTAACAGGCTGGATAAAAAAGATATTGAATCTCCGGTCGCTGACAAGCACAGACTCATTGGGGATCGACGGTGATGCAAAGGAAGCTATATTGTTTGCCGTGCTGGCAAATGAAACACTTGCGGGCAAGCGGATAGATTTCGGAGCGAGAGCAAAGGTGCCATCCGTTCATCTCGGTAAAATCTCTTTTCCTGACTAA
- a CDS encoding GSCFA domain-containing protein: protein MDFRTELTPKHSRKINLKDPILTLGSCFSQSIGKKFTDFKFQTSINPFGTTYHPYAIHKLLSLAAKQKSPDQDTFLVNNDTHYNYDFHSAIHGTSLPSLKENIHSIITSAHQYLKSCSVIILTYGTAWSYKRTDNGNPVANCHKMPSHLFNKELIDSNDICISFKETYEILKNINPSLRIILTVSPVRHVNDTLELNSVSKSILRVACHRLSTENRDVEYFPAFEIMMDDLRDYRFYKSDLIHPTETAENYIWEKFIESYFDEPTKNFLDQWSQIQKAIHHRPFLPAGSAHQKFLHQTLSKLEELKLFTNVDVEISHLKSQITS from the coding sequence ATGGATTTCAGAACAGAGCTTACGCCGAAGCATTCACGTAAAATCAATTTAAAGGACCCGATCCTTACACTGGGTTCCTGCTTTTCACAATCCATCGGAAAGAAGTTCACAGATTTCAAATTCCAGACCAGCATCAATCCGTTTGGAACAACCTATCATCCTTACGCGATCCATAAGCTGCTGTCGCTGGCCGCGAAACAAAAGAGTCCTGACCAGGATACATTTCTGGTCAATAACGACACACATTATAATTACGACTTTCATTCAGCCATCCATGGAACGTCGCTACCATCGTTAAAAGAGAATATCCATAGCATCATAACATCCGCTCATCAATATCTGAAGAGCTGCAGTGTTATCATCCTCACCTACGGGACTGCCTGGAGCTATAAACGTACTGACAATGGAAATCCGGTGGCAAACTGTCATAAGATGCCATCGCATTTGTTCAACAAAGAACTGATTGATTCCAATGATATCTGCATCTCTTTCAAAGAGACCTATGAAATCCTCAAGAACATCAATCCTTCTTTGCGGATCATTCTTACCGTAAGTCCGGTTCGTCATGTGAACGACACGCTTGAACTGAACAGCGTGAGCAAATCAATACTGAGAGTGGCATGTCACAGGCTTTCAACAGAAAACCGGGATGTAGAATACTTTCCGGCCTTTGAGATCATGATGGACGACCTGCGTGATTATCGTTTTTATAAAAGCGATCTGATCCATCCAACCGAAACAGCAGAGAATTATATCTGGGAGAAATTCATTGAATCCTATTTTGATGAACCGACGAAGAATTTCCTGGATCAATGGAGTCAGATACAAAAGGCAATTCACCACCGGCCCTTCCTCCCTGCCGGCTCTGCTCATCAAAAATTCCTGCATCAGACTCTTTCCAAACTTGAAGAACTAAAACTCTTTACAAATGTTGATGTTGAAATATCCCATTTGAAATCACAGATCACTTCATAA